One window of Bacillus alkalicellulosilyticus genomic DNA carries:
- the katG gene encoding catalase/peroxidase HPI translates to MDNQNASSGKCPFNHGATTSPKSSGTTNKDWWPNQLNLNILHQHDKKSNPMGEDFDYAEEFKKLDYDALKQDLHNLMTDSQDWWPADYGHYGPFFIRMAWHAAGTYRTGDGRGGGGTGNQRFAPLNSWADNGNLDKARRLLWPIKQKYGNKISWADLLLLTGNVAIESMGGKTFGFGGGRADIWHPEEDIYWGSETEMLGDNRYTGDRELENPLAAVQMGLIYVNPEGPNGNPDPLASARDIRETFARMGMNDEETVALTAGGHTFGKAHGAGDAAHVGPEPEAAPIEAQGFGWLSSHGSGKGRDTITSGIEGAWTANPTQWDNGYFDLLFGYEWELTKSPAGAHQWAPVDVADEHLAPDAEDSSVRVKTMMTTADMAMRMDPAYEKISRRFHENPEEFADAFARAWFKLLHRDMGPKVRYLGPEVPDEDLIWQDPVPAVDYDLTESEVTELKEKILNSGLSVSELVTTAWASASTFRGSDNRGGANGGRIRLAPQKDWEVNQPEQLEKVLTVLEDLQNGLDKKVSIADLIVLGGSAAVEKAAQEAGFDVTVPFAPGRGDATQEQTDVENFSFLEPIADGFRNYQKKQYSVSSAELLVDKAQLLGLTAPEMTALIGGMRVLGTNHGGTQHGVFTDRIGTLSNDFFVNLLDMKVAWKSVGGDVYQGLNRNTGEVVRTATTVDLVFGSNSVLRAIAEVYAQDDNKGKFVSDFISAWVKVMNADRFDLKLEQQAQVASK, encoded by the coding sequence ATGGATAATCAAAATGCAAGCTCTGGAAAGTGCCCATTTAATCACGGAGCTACGACAAGTCCCAAATCAAGCGGTACAACAAACAAGGACTGGTGGCCAAATCAATTAAACTTGAATATTCTACATCAGCATGACAAAAAGTCTAATCCAATGGGAGAAGATTTTGATTATGCTGAAGAATTTAAAAAACTAGATTACGATGCTCTAAAACAAGACCTTCACAATTTAATGACAGACAGCCAAGATTGGTGGCCTGCAGATTATGGTCATTATGGTCCGTTCTTTATTCGTATGGCTTGGCACGCCGCAGGTACATATCGTACAGGTGATGGTCGCGGAGGTGGTGGAACTGGAAATCAACGTTTTGCTCCACTAAATAGCTGGGCTGACAATGGAAACTTAGATAAAGCCCGTCGATTACTTTGGCCAATTAAGCAAAAATATGGAAACAAAATTTCATGGGCTGATTTGCTCCTTTTAACAGGGAATGTAGCAATTGAATCCATGGGAGGAAAGACTTTTGGTTTTGGTGGCGGACGTGCTGACATTTGGCATCCAGAAGAAGATATTTACTGGGGTTCTGAAACGGAAATGCTTGGTGATAACCGTTACACAGGCGATCGTGAACTTGAGAATCCACTAGCTGCCGTTCAAATGGGTCTTATTTATGTTAACCCAGAAGGACCAAACGGAAACCCTGACCCACTTGCAAGCGCTCGTGACATTCGCGAAACATTTGCACGTATGGGAATGAACGATGAAGAAACAGTTGCTTTAACTGCCGGTGGCCATACATTTGGTAAAGCACATGGTGCAGGAGATGCTGCTCATGTTGGTCCAGAGCCAGAAGCTGCTCCTATTGAAGCACAAGGTTTTGGTTGGCTAAGTTCTCACGGCAGTGGTAAAGGTCGAGATACGATTACGAGTGGGATTGAAGGTGCTTGGACGGCTAACCCAACTCAGTGGGATAACGGATACTTTGATTTATTATTTGGATATGAGTGGGAACTTACCAAGAGTCCTGCAGGCGCACATCAGTGGGCTCCGGTAGATGTTGCTGACGAGCATCTTGCTCCTGATGCAGAAGATTCTTCCGTTCGTGTTAAAACAATGATGACAACAGCCGATATGGCAATGCGTATGGACCCAGCTTATGAAAAGATTTCTCGTCGCTTCCATGAAAATCCTGAAGAATTTGCAGATGCCTTTGCTCGTGCATGGTTCAAATTACTTCACCGTGACATGGGACCTAAAGTAAGATATCTAGGACCAGAAGTTCCGGATGAGGATTTAATCTGGCAAGACCCAGTACCCGCTGTTGATTATGACCTAACAGAGTCAGAAGTAACAGAGCTTAAAGAAAAAATCCTTAACTCTGGACTTTCAGTTAGTGAGCTAGTAACTACAGCTTGGGCTTCAGCTAGTACATTCCGTGGTTCAGATAACCGCGGTGGCGCAAATGGTGGTCGTATCCGTCTTGCTCCACAAAAAGATTGGGAAGTAAACCAACCAGAACAACTTGAAAAAGTCCTTACTGTCCTTGAAGACCTTCAAAACGGTCTTGATAAAAAAGTAAGCATTGCTGATTTAATCGTTCTTGGCGGAAGTGCTGCCGTTGAAAAAGCTGCTCAAGAGGCAGGCTTTGATGTAACTGTTCCTTTTGCTCCAGGACGCGGTGATGCCACTCAAGAACAAACGGATGTTGAAAACTTCTCATTCCTAGAGCCCATAGCTGACGGGTTCCGTAACTATCAGAAGAAGCAGTACAGCGTAAGTTCTGCAGAGCTTTTAGTAGACAAAGCTCAATTACTTGGCCTAACTGCCCCTGAAATGACGGCACTTATTGGTGGAATGCGTGTACTAGGTACAAACCATGGTGGCACACAACACGGTGTATTCACTGACCGTATAGGAACACTCTCTAACGACTTCTTTGTGAACTTACTTGATATGAAAGTAGCGTGGAAGTCTGTTGGAGGAGACGTTTATCAAGGACTTAATCGTAACACAGGAGAAGTTGTACGAACAGCAACTACGGTTGACCTAGTGTTTGGTTCTAACTCTGTTTTACGTGCGATTGCAGAAGTATATGCACAAGACGATAACAAAGGTAAATTTGTAAGTGACTTTATCTCTGCTTGGGTTAAGGTTATGAATGCAGACCGATTCGATCTTAAACTAGAGCAACAAGCTCAAGTAGCAAGTAAATAA